CGTCAACCAGGACCTGTACGAAGTAGCCGACGTGATGGGTGCCTCGACCTGGCAGCGGTTCCGGTACATCACGTTCCCACTGGTCTTCCCCGCGCTCATGGTCGCGATGCTATTCCGGACGATGGGGGCACTCCGCGTCTACGGGATCATCGAGTCCACCGGAGTCGGTTGTTCGACAGTCCCATCGATGACGTGTCTGGTGACGGAGTTTACCTTCGGATCGACGACACTGTACGGGTCAGCAGCAGCCGTGAGCGTCCTCATCGCCATCACGGTCGGCGTGTTCATCTCGGTATATCTGCTGTTCATCCGGTACAGCAACCAGAGCCTGGGGTTGACATAGTATGAGTATCGACGCACAAGACCACGACGACGCAGAAACGCTCGACGACCAGGACGAGGAGTCGAAAAACCGAATCCAAGCGTGGGCCGCCGACTGGATACGCAACCCACAGAAGGCCTACGCGGTGCTGGGTGTGTTCATGGGCGGCGTCTTGCTGACGACGACGTTGTTCCCACTGTACTGGCTGTTCGCGGTCGCGATGGCACCGCCAGGCCAGACGAACATCCCACTGATCCCCACGGAGATCGATCTCTACGCCTTCGTGGATATCTTCCAGCAAGTGCCGTTCGCGCGGTTCATGTTCAACAGCCTGTTTTACGCGACTACCGTCACCGTCGTCGTGATTCTGGTCGCGAGTCTGGCAGGATACGCGTTCGGCCGTCTGGATTTCCGCGGCAAACTTCCGCTGTTGTTCTCACTGCTCGTACTGAGCTGGTTCCCGCCCGCGACACTGTTCTTGCCGTTGTTCCGGGCGTTCAACCAGCAGGTGAAGATGCTCGGCCTCTTCATGCTCCCGGCGGAGGTATACGGGACCCCAGGGGCCGTGATCGCCCCGCTCAGTGCATTCACGATGCCGCTTGCGGTCTTCATCCTCATGACCTTCTACGCGCAGATCCCCGACGGACTCGAAGACGCCGCCAGAGTCGAAGGGTCGACCCGGATCGGGGCGCTGTTCAGAGTCATCATGCCGTTGTCGGCACCGGGAGTGGCCACAGCCGGCATCCTGACGTTCATTACTGTCTACACGGAGTTTTTCTTCTCGTTCCTGATGACCGGCGATGCAGCAAGCGAGTGGGCACCGATCGTCAACGGCGTCCTCGCCTTCCAGTCGCGGTACACCGTTCGGTACGATCTACAGGCCGCAGCGAGTCTCGTCGCGATCGTGCCGGTCGCGATCCTCGTCGTCCTCGCACAGGATAAGATCGTAAGCGGACTGACACAAGGAGCACTCAAGGAGTAACTAACGATGGCACGAGTCAAACTCGACGACGTATCGAAATCATACGAGGACGTAATGGCAGTCAACAACATGAATCTCGATCTGGAGGACGGCGAGTTCATCACGCTCGTCGGTCCGTCCGGCTGTGGGAAATCGACGACACTCGAGACAGTCGCCGGGCTCACCAAGCCGACATCGGGGACCATTCACATCGGCGACAGGGAAGTCACGAACCTCCCGCCAAAGGACCGTGGGATCGCGATGGTGTTCCAGAACATCGCACTGTTCCCCCACATGGACGTCTATGACAACATCTCCTTTGGCCTCCGGCTTCGTGATTTCCCGAAAGACGAGATCGACGAGCGGGTCGAAGACGCAGCCGAGGTTGTCGAGCTGGAGGGGATGCTCGACCGGATGCCCGACGAGTTGTCCGGTGGCCAGCGGCAGCGCGTCGCGATTGCTCGGTCGATCGTCCGGGACCCGGACGTGTTCCTGATGGACGAGCCGCTGGCGAATCTGGATGCCAAACTCCGGGTCAACATGCGGACCGAACTCCAGCGGCTACACAAGCAACTGGAGACGACGATCATCTACGTCACCCACAACCAGGCCGAAGCGATGACCATGTCCGATCGGATCGCCGTCATCAACGGGGGCGAACTCCAACAAATTGCCCCGCCGTTGACCTGTTACAACGAGCCGGCCAACCGGTTTGTCGCGGGATTCATCGGCTCGCCGTCGATGAACTTCGTTCCCGCAACGGTGGGAGACGGCGACCTGCAGGCGGACGGGTACTCCCTGTCGTACGATACCGCCGCCGTCGACGGCCTCGCCGCCCGCGAGGCGGTCGAAATCGGCATCCGGCCCGAAGATATCTATCTCGTCGAAAACGAAGCAGAAGCGGCCGAGCCAAGTACCCGCGTCGAGGTCGTCACCGACGTGCTCGAACCGATGGGCGATGAGATTTTCGTCTATCTCAAACCGGTCGAGGCCGGCAGTGAAGACGGGATGGGAAGCGTCGAAGAGCGTGAAGGCCTGTTGATGAGTGTCGATCCGGCGACCGACATCACCGAAGACCAAACGGTCGAGATCGTCTTCGACCGGTCCCGGCTCCACCTCTTCGATACGGATAGTGGCGCTGCGATCTCACACGGAGTGATCCAGGGTGCGATGATGGGTACCGGGTCCGGCGAAGACGAAGCACAAGCCGACGACTGAACGGCGGTCGTTTTTCGGGCGATAGTCTGGCCGGACCGATCGTCGGGCGTCTGACTCACTCGTTGGCGTGCCAAATATCGTCCATCGTCCAGACGTCCAGAGAGTGCAGGTGGGCCGATCCCCGACGCGCGAGCAACGAGATAGCAGTACTCTCCACGTTCGGATACACCCGCGCCGTAAGCGTCTGGCGGCCGTTGGCGAACACCTCGACGATAGTTGTATCGACGAACACCCGGAGGTCCAGTAACTCGTCGTCGTCGAGTACGAGCGAACCGACTTCCGGCGGGCGGGCAAGTACCGCGGCGTCGGTACTCGAGTGACTCGTGTCGATCCCGAGGGCGTCGCTTCCACGCCAGTAGGAGATCGTCGTCCGTTCGGACCCATCCTGGGACCCCAACACGCCGAGATCGAGTTGGTCAGCATCACCGAGATCGACCGTCGCGTGGAGTTCGATGCTCCGACCGCCGGGTTCGGGGAACTGCCACTCGTCTTCGGGCGAGAGGGAGACTGATTCGACACGACGGTGATCGCGCCGTATCGTCCGGAGTTCTTCGACGGGTTCGAGGCGGAGTTGGCCGTCCTCGATCGAGAGGTCGCGGGGCAGACCGATCACGCCCGCCCAGCCCTCAGTGGGAGTGTCCTGCCAGTTCCGCCGGCCCTCGACCACGTTGAAGAAGGCGACGCGTCGGTCGCCCTCGTGGAGGACCGACGGTGCGTGGAGGTTCCCCTGGTCGACGGGGCCGTGATTCAAGCGGCCGTGCGTTTCGATATCGAAGGTCGGCCCTGTATCGTCGTACTCACCGACGTAATAGTGAGGCCCTCGCGGATGGGAAAAACAGAGAAGGACGTGTTTTCCGTCGAGGGCAAAGAAGTTCGGGACCGCCCCGTCTTCGTCGGGGTCGGTATAGAACCCGTCTTCGAGGAGTGGCCCGTGATAGGTCCACTCCCGGAGGTCGTCGGATTCGAAGAGAAACTCGGTGGCCCGGCGGTCGGTCTTCCAGCCCGACAGCAAGCGATAGATCTCACCGTCGGCCCACAGGCAGGGATCGAAGATCTCGTAGGGCGCGTCCTCGTCGACCGGAACGACCGGATTCGCCTCGAACTTCTGGAAGTCGAGGAGATACTCGTCAGTTCCAGTCGCGAGGCAGATCCCCGCATCCGTTCCGAAGTACGCCAGGAGTACGCGCTCGTCTTCGACGAGTGCCTGTCCGCTGTAACACCCGCGTTCGGGACCACTGTCTGGCCCGAGAGCGATCGGGAGATCACGCCAGTGGACGAGATCGTCGCTGACAGCGTGCCCCCAGTGCATAGCTGCGTCCCACTCGCGGGTTTCGGGGATAGTCGGCGGCCAAAACTGATAGAACAGATGATACCGACCGTTCCAGTACAGGGCTCCATTAGGATCGTGAAGCACTCCCCCCGGCGGGAAAAAATGGTAGTTGGGACGGAACGGGTCATCGTCGAAGCGTCGTCGCCGGGCCCGCGCCTCGGCGGTTCGCTCCGCAATCCGGTCCGGAAGTGCCGTCACGTGGTCCATACGTTGGTGCGAGCGTGCGGGAGTATAAAACCCGACGGACGGCCCCGACGTTTCGTCGGCGAATTCGTCTCGAAGCGGTCGTCAGTCTTCGATCGATTCGATGACGATGCGGGTCGCCTCGTAATCTTCGATGACGGCACCCCAGCCCCCGATCTCGATTTCCCGCTCTCCAGTGTCTAAGACGATGGTCGCCTGCCCGCCGTGATACAGGACTGGCGCGTCGGCCGGATATTTCTCGAGTCCGGTGTAGTAGACGTCGACGATCGTCCCGGCGAGGGAACGAGACGCCTCGGTGTCGACAGCAACAGCGTCGATCGTCGCCGTAATCGTGGCCCCGTCCGAGAGGGGCGTGGCAATGTCTCGGATGCATTCACGGACGTTGATGTACGTCATCGGTGGGGCGTCAGCGTCCGTCACGAGTTGCTCTAAGTTCGACTCCCAGATACCGGCGAGGAAAAACCAGTGGAAGATGTAGGCGTAGGTTCGATCCTTGACGATCATCCCGTATCGATTCATCGACAGTTTGTGCGGCGCGAAACAGGTCGTCGTCCGATCGACGACCGCCACGAAGGGGACCGGGACTGGCCGGTAACCGACTTCCGTCGCGACGTTTTCCAGCTCGTCGAGGTCGGGAAACGGTTCGTCACTGTCTTCGTCGATATAGATCCCAATCCGAATGTGAACGCCGTTCTCGTGGGCCGCCTCAAGCGTGGGGCGGAGTTGCTCGAACTGGTCGAGGTTCACTGCCAGCTGCACCTGGTCGCTCGCTTCGCGGATGATCGCCGCAGCTTGATCGAGAACCGTGTCGATCCGCTTGACGAAATTCACCGTGTGAGTCTCGATTGTCGGCGCTTCCCACAGGTTCTCGATCTCGTCGGCAGCAGTCTCGAAGTTGGTCGCCCGCTCACGGAGATCCTCCAAGATGGCCGCGGGACTGAACGCTCTGGCCCGGAGGCTGTCCTGTTCGTAGGTCTCGATGTACCCAGCTTCCTCAAGATCTCGCAGCACGTCGTAGATCCGCGGATCGGGAACGTCACTCTCCTTGGCGATTGTCGTCGCCGACGCCGATCCGAGCTTGAGAATCTCGACGTACGCACTGGCCTGGTACGGAGAGAGCCCAGCGTCTTCGAGTATCGTCGTGAGTGTCGCCTCGTTCATCGCCTGCGTTTCGGAAGTGTCAGTCATTGTATTCGATAGATGTCGTCGATACGATCGCGGTCGGCACGCTACCGGCGATTGTCCGGCTGTACCGACGTGTCGAACCCGGGCCACCAGTATCGCCTCGCAAAAGCGACGTGAACTGCGGAGTGTCGTGACCCATACTAGCAATAGATTTACAACTCGAATTGTAAAAATCTTTTCGCGGGTCAGTTCG
The sequence above is drawn from the Halorhabdus sp. CBA1104 genome and encodes:
- a CDS encoding TrmB family transcriptional regulator, which encodes MTDTSETQAMNEATLTTILEDAGLSPYQASAYVEILKLGSASATTIAKESDVPDPRIYDVLRDLEEAGYIETYEQDSLRARAFSPAAILEDLRERATNFETAADEIENLWEAPTIETHTVNFVKRIDTVLDQAAAIIREASDQVQLAVNLDQFEQLRPTLEAAHENGVHIRIGIYIDEDSDEPFPDLDELENVATEVGYRPVPVPFVAVVDRTTTCFAPHKLSMNRYGMIVKDRTYAYIFHWFFLAGIWESNLEQLVTDADAPPMTYINVRECIRDIATPLSDGATITATIDAVAVDTEASRSLAGTIVDVYYTGLEKYPADAPVLYHGGQATIVLDTGEREIEIGGWGAVIEDYEATRIVIESIED
- a CDS encoding ABC transporter ATP-binding protein; protein product: MARVKLDDVSKSYEDVMAVNNMNLDLEDGEFITLVGPSGCGKSTTLETVAGLTKPTSGTIHIGDREVTNLPPKDRGIAMVFQNIALFPHMDVYDNISFGLRLRDFPKDEIDERVEDAAEVVELEGMLDRMPDELSGGQRQRVAIARSIVRDPDVFLMDEPLANLDAKLRVNMRTELQRLHKQLETTIIYVTHNQAEAMTMSDRIAVINGGELQQIAPPLTCYNEPANRFVAGFIGSPSMNFVPATVGDGDLQADGYSLSYDTAAVDGLAAREAVEIGIRPEDIYLVENEAEAAEPSTRVEVVTDVLEPMGDEIFVYLKPVEAGSEDGMGSVEEREGLLMSVDPATDITEDQTVEIVFDRSRLHLFDTDSGAAISHGVIQGAMMGTGSGEDEAQADD
- a CDS encoding carbohydrate ABC transporter permease; this translates as MSIDAQDHDDAETLDDQDEESKNRIQAWAADWIRNPQKAYAVLGVFMGGVLLTTTLFPLYWLFAVAMAPPGQTNIPLIPTEIDLYAFVDIFQQVPFARFMFNSLFYATTVTVVVILVASLAGYAFGRLDFRGKLPLLFSLLVLSWFPPATLFLPLFRAFNQQVKMLGLFMLPAEVYGTPGAVIAPLSAFTMPLAVFILMTFYAQIPDGLEDAARVEGSTRIGALFRVIMPLSAPGVATAGILTFITVYTEFFFSFLMTGDAASEWAPIVNGVLAFQSRYTVRYDLQAAASLVAIVPVAILVVLAQDKIVSGLTQGALKE
- a CDS encoding glycoside hydrolase family 32 protein, whose product is MDHVTALPDRIAERTAEARARRRRFDDDPFRPNYHFFPPGGVLHDPNGALYWNGRYHLFYQFWPPTIPETREWDAAMHWGHAVSDDLVHWRDLPIALGPDSGPERGCYSGQALVEDERVLLAYFGTDAGICLATGTDEYLLDFQKFEANPVVPVDEDAPYEIFDPCLWADGEIYRLLSGWKTDRRATEFLFESDDLREWTYHGPLLEDGFYTDPDEDGAVPNFFALDGKHVLLCFSHPRGPHYYVGEYDDTGPTFDIETHGRLNHGPVDQGNLHAPSVLHEGDRRVAFFNVVEGRRNWQDTPTEGWAGVIGLPRDLSIEDGQLRLEPVEELRTIRRDHRRVESVSLSPEDEWQFPEPGGRSIELHATVDLGDADQLDLGVLGSQDGSERTTISYWRGSDALGIDTSHSSTDAAVLARPPEVGSLVLDDDELLDLRVFVDTTIVEVFANGRQTLTARVYPNVESTAISLLARRGSAHLHSLDVWTMDDIWHANE